The following coding sequences are from one Mustela lutreola isolate mMusLut2 chromosome 5, mMusLut2.pri, whole genome shotgun sequence window:
- the ANKRD34B gene encoding ankyrin repeat domain-containing protein 34B: protein MDEGVEISSDGNSLIKAVHQSRLRLTRLLLEGGAYINESNDRGETPLMIACKTKHVDHQSVSKAKMVKYLLENNADPNIQDKSGKTALMHACLEKAGPEVVSLLLNSGADLSLQDHSSYSALVYAINSEDRETLKVLLSACKAKGKEVIIITTAKSPSGRHTTKQYLNMPPVDIDGGHSPASCATPSEIDIKTASLPLTHSSETETTFFGLKGLELSGSSDDTQDPGSSVRKPAVASNGPKLPQPPTWIKSPPLLMHQNRVASLQEELQDITPEEELSYKTNGVALSKRFITRHQSIDVKDTAHLLRAFDQASSRKMSYDEINHQAFFSEGNQQCTEIPADPDPDSNQTIFASTLRSIVQKRNSGANHYSSDSQLSAGLTPTTLEDGKALIGKKKVFSPSPSLLSGPRELLENISPGPLSRRNHTLLERRGSGAFSLDHNITQARPGFLPPLNVNPHPPISDINANNKISSLLSCGQKVLMPTVPMFPKEFKSKKMLLRRQSLQTEQIKQLVNF from the coding sequence ATGGATGAAGGTGTAGAAATTTCAAGTGATGGAAATTCCCTCATCAAAGCAGTCCATCAGAGCCGGCTTCGCCTCACAAGACTCTTGCTAGAAGGTGGTGCCTACATTAACGAGAGCAATGACCGTGGAGAAACACCTTTAATGATCGCTTGTAAGACGAAACATGTTGATCACCAGAGTGTCAGTAAAGCCAAAATGGTTAAATACCTATTAGAAAACAATGCTGACCCCAACATACAGGACAAATCTGGGAAAACTGCTTTGATGCACGCTTGCTTAGAAAAAGCTGGTCCTGAAGTTGTTTCCCTGCTTCTAAACAGTGGGGCTGATCTCAGCCTGCAAGACCATTCTAGTTATTCAGCCCTTGTTTATGCTATAAATTCAGAGGATAGAGAAACCCTGAAAGTTCTACTTAGCGCTTGCAAGGCAAAAGGGAAAGAGGTCATTATCATAACAACAGCGAAATCCCCCTCTGGTAGGCACACTACCAAACAGTACTTAAATATGCCCCCTGTAGATATAGATGGGGGTCATTCCCCAGCCTCCTGTGCCACTCCTTCAGAAATAGACATAAAAACAGCCTCATTGCCACTTACACATTCTTCTGAAACTGAAACGACCTTTTTTGGCCTTAAAGGTCTGGAGCTCTCAGGAAGTAGTGATGATACACAGGATCCAGGCTCCTCTGTGAGGAAGCCTGCTGTGGCCTCTAATGGGCCCAAgctaccccaacctccaaccTGGATCAAGAGTCCTCCCTTACTAATGCACCAAAACAGGGTGGCCTCTTTGCAGGAGGAGCTCCAGGATATTACTCCAGAGGAAGAATTATCCTACAAAACCAATGGGGTGGCACTTTCCAAGCGCTTCATCACTAGGCACCAAAGTATTGATGTAAAAGACACAGCACATTTATTAAGAGCCTTTGATCAGGCCAGCTCAAGAAAGATGTCATACGATGAAATAAATCATCAGGCATTTTTTTCAGAAGGAAACCAGCAATGCACTGAAATCCCTGCTGACCCAGATCCAGACTCTAACCAGACAATCTTTGCTTCTACCTTAAGAAGTATAGTTCAAAAAAGAAACTCAGGGGCAAATCACTACAGCTCTGATTCCCAGCTCTCCGCTGGTCTTACCCCTACAACTTTAGAAGATGGCAAAGCACttataggaaagaaaaaggtCTTCTCGCCATCTCCTTCCTTGCTGTCAGGGCCTAGAGAATTGCTGGAGAATATCTCACCAGGTCCCTTGAGCAGGAGAAATCATACACTTTTAGAAAGGCGTGGGTCAGGAGCTTTCTCTTTAGATCACAATATTACTCAAGCCAGACCAGGATTTCTGCCACCCTTAAATGTGAATCCTCACCCTCCCATTTCGGATATCAATGCCAATAATAAGATTTCCAGCCTCCTTTCTTGTGGTCAAAAAGTGCTTATGCCAACAGTTCCTATGTTCCCTAAAgaattcaaaagcaaaaaaatgttGTTAAGGAGACAATCATTGCAAACAGAACAAATTAAGCAATTAGTAAATTTTTAA